Below is a window of Virgibacillus sp. NKC19-3 DNA.
TTGTTCAACACCCTGTTGTCCCAGTCCCTCCTTTTAGTTAGTTGGTATAAATAGAGCTTAACCTCTAACTCTAGTAAACCCTGGGTGCTTTTTAACCTTTTGTCCATGGTACATACGCCTGTGGGCGAATGAATAAATGGTCATAAAAAGGCTTAAAAATAATAAAGGCAAGGTGATATACAACGGAATAATTTTCATGAGTCCAAGTATATTTAGGATGAGAGCAAATACGCTCAGTAATAGGAAAAAAAGGGGAAGAAGACGTTGCATTTTATTCAACTCCTGTCAATGTCATCGTTGCTTGTTACATTGTATGTGTCTTTTTTTGGAATAGAAGTGACATTTCTGTGAAACCATGCACAAACTTATTGCTTCTAATTCATTTTACTGGTATATTTAATTTGTAAGATAAACACAAACAAAACCCCTTTGTTTGATCATGAAACTTTCTCCCATCCCCCTTTGTATCTTACAAAGAGAGAGAATGAAAGGATACACGCTGCCCCGTGTATCCTTTATTTTTTTCTGTCATAGCAGAACAAAAGCGAAAAGCGCCTGGTTAAAAACGTAGAGACCCCCGCGTTGCAACTGAGATTAGATGAACGTGACTTGTCGCCAATGAATGGCGAAAGTCTACGTGAATCTTATGCTTGGAAAGCGAAAAGGAATCATGCCCCTGCATCAGGGGAGCCGTGAGTTGGCCGGCAAGGCCGTTCTTAGTCGGCCTTCCTTTGTCAAGTGAACCGATGATGACTTTCGCCACAGGCATAAGTGCGACTATGGCTCTGCCTGCGCCTGTCGGCTTGTCAGTCCCAAGTCTTCTTTATCGTAGGGAGCTCTCGTGTTATCTCCTCGTTTTTGGCGCTTGTAGCTGGACGTAGCCATTAATCAATAATAAGTTATGCCCAGGCAAATAATTTTATAATTTCTAGGCAACAAAAAAGTAAGCCTTTAGATGAAGGCTTACCATTTAATAGATATATTTCCAGAAAGACCCATATTTAACGGGGATCCTTTCTACTTTTTGTACCAACTGCAATTTTTTCATTTCTTTTTCTGCTTTTGCCTGTGTCCAATCATAGACAACTGCAATTTCTTTATTGCCAACAATACCATAAAAGGAAAGAAAATCTTCCAATGGTGGCTTTTCAGAAGGAATAGGCTCTTTTTGCAACATTTCTGCCAACACAAGTACATAAATATCATATGGATAAAGGCCGGATATCTTAATACCTTCTTGCTCAATGCTTTGATTGAAGAACACAATAGTTGGAATATAGTCTACTTCCATTTCCTTTGTTAATTTTAAATCAAGCTGTAGTGCTTTTTTGGCTGATTCTGAATATAAATCTTCTTTAAATTCATTTAAATCCAATTTTGCTTCCCTGGCACATTGGAATAAAACGTCTTCTTCCGAGATATTCTGTTTTTTAAGGAATACATTTTCCTGTACTCTGCGGAGAAAAATTCTCCCGGATTTTTTCCCTTGAAGTTCTGCAGCCTTTATTGCCAATGATGCAACCCATGGAAAAGAAACAGGATTCTCCATCCATAAATCACCATCACAGCTCATTCCGGTTCGTTTTGCCGTTTTTTCCCATATATCTTTTAGCTTTCTAGGTTTATCAAATGGCTCTTTGTTTAGTGTATTTAATTGCCCGCTTATGATCGGGCGAATCGTGAAAAATCGTCCATACTCAATTGACAGTTTTTTTAGGTATGGTTCTAAAGACCAACATTCCGGGCAAAGAGGATCAACAAAGACATAAATCTCAATTGGCTTTTGTACAAAATTAAAAAAGCTGTAATTAGCCGATGTGTGTGTCCGATTTGAGCATCTGAGCCCAGTTTGATTCCAACTCACATCGATTCTCCTTTCTCTTATTCCGGTGTGTTCATCATGTGGTTCGCAGTTAAAGTTAGCTTCTCAAATATGACTGTACGATAGGGTTCTTCTATTTCGACCGCTTGTAATGCCTCTTCCATACATGCAAGCCAAGCGTCTCTTCTTTCCGGTGTTATTGGAAAAGGTAAATGGCGTCTTCGCAGCATTGGGTGACCCCGCTCTTCAGAATAAACCTTAGGCCCTCCGAAAAACTGTGTTAAAAATAATCGCTGCTTTCTTGCAGTTTCGGTTAAATCATCAGGGAAAATAGGGATCAATGATGGATGTTGGGCAACACGGTTATAAAAGTGAGTTACAAGTTTATCGATTTGGTCAAAGCCACCAATAGCTTCGAATAGGTTTCCATGTTCAATCTGTGCCATTACTATTTCTCCTTGATAGTTTGTATATTATATTGTAGCAACAGAGTGATCTGTGAGCAACTTATCTGATTTACCTTTCCGTTATATGGTTTGGAAAAATCGTTCAATTTTATTAGGGGTATCTCTTTGTTGTATATCATGTTCTTTTAAAAGCGATTCAAATGCTTGTATCCCAATTTCTTGAGATGTTGCCTCCACTTCCAGCTCATAATCTTCTTTGCCATTAAATGTACTATAATCCAGTACAATAACGATGTTCGCATTCTT
It encodes the following:
- a CDS encoding ClpXP adapter SpxH family protein codes for the protein MSWNQTGLRCSNRTHTSANYSFFNFVQKPIEIYVFVDPLCPECWSLEPYLKKLSIEYGRFFTIRPIISGQLNTLNKEPFDKPRKLKDIWEKTAKRTGMSCDGDLWMENPVSFPWVASLAIKAAELQGKKSGRIFLRRVQENVFLKKQNISEEDVLFQCAREAKLDLNEFKEDLYSESAKKALQLDLKLTKEMEVDYIPTIVFFNQSIEQEGIKISGLYPYDIYVLVLAEMLQKEPIPSEKPPLEDFLSFYGIVGNKEIAVVYDWTQAKAEKEMKKLQLVQKVERIPVKYGSFWKYIY
- a CDS encoding globin domain-containing protein — its product is MAQIEHGNLFEAIGGFDQIDKLVTHFYNRVAQHPSLIPIFPDDLTETARKQRLFLTQFFGGPKVYSEERGHPMLRRRHLPFPITPERRDAWLACMEEALQAVEIEEPYRTVIFEKLTLTANHMMNTPE